The region CGTTCACAAAGAGGACGACGCCCTTTATCTCATAGACCTTGTAAAAAAATACAAAATTAAAGCGACGGCGGACCATCTCGGCAACGTTTTTCACAAAGAAATATTCGATGAACTCGCTGAAAACGGTATTCCGATAGTGTATGGACCGCTGAACTCATTCTCGTACAAGGTTGAACTCAAACATTCGTATTACCAGAATGTAAAACTGCTGATGGAATCGAAGGCTTTTTACGGTTTGATGACGGATCATCCCGTCATTATGACAGGCTCTCTCAGGGACAGTCTCAAGTATTTCATGATATACGGCATGACTGAGGAAAAGGCGATAGGAATAATAACAAAAAACAACGCGGAAATTCTCGGAGTTGAAGAAACTCTCGGAACCGTGGAGACCGGAAAACTCGCCAGCCTCGTCGTGTGGGACAATGATCCCTTGCATTTTTCAGCTTATCCCCGCGCCGTATTCGCCGAAGGCAGACTGATAAGACAAAGAAACTGATTTGACTTTGTTTTTTTTGATTATGACATTCGGTTTGCAGGGGAACATAGCGGTTTCTTCTGAAGTCGGCGAAAGGATTTCAACCGTTCTGTCGGCACTGAAAATCCACTGCGACAGGTGTGAGCTTTCGAGAGAGGGGCATCTTTATTACATAGATCCCGCCGAATATCTTCCGGAGACTCCTGAGTCTCCCCGCTTAGGACAAAAAAGAGGTGACGACGAAGGCGTGTCGGTCCAGAGACTCGTTTACGGCATTCCTTACAAAGTTGACGGAGAAGAAGTGATTTTTGAAATCGAAAGTGTTTACCCGGTCAGAACGGGCCGCCTCGGTTTCGGTTTTCTAAGAAGATCGGGCAGGACTCCGACGGGATTTTACGTTTTCGGAGATTATTATCTCGCGCAGGAAAAATATACAAACCTCAGCTCGACTCATCCGGGCGAAATAACGACAGGAAAAATTCTTCTCGTCAACGTCATTAAAAACGGAAGGTCCATATACGAGGAGACACTGGGTCAGAACAACCCTCTGTTGAGAGGTGTCATTGTCCACGGCTTCGGCCTTTCTGAGGAAGAAGAGGCTGGCGAAGATGAAGGTTCGAAGGGTTGTATTCACGTTACGGCATACGGCATAATCGACATGATAAGCACGCTGAAAAGAAACAGAGGCAGAACTTATATTTTCATTTGGGGCTCGTCGCCGGGTTTTGACGACCTGCCGGATTATGAAAAGCGAATTTTCGAGAGTTTGAGCAGATGATAATCCGGAAAAAACGAGGGGAAATTAAATGAACATGATCATACTGCTGTCTCTGCTTTGCAGTCAAAGGGTGTTTTTCGATCCGGTTCTGATAACCGATGACTACATTTACGATAAATTCGGTTTCAGGCAGGTCACAGTAGAAGCTCCAGACAGGTCTGTTGTGATAACTTTGGCCGGAGATATAAACATGTCGGCGTCGAAAACTTACGTTGACTCAGGTGGTGCGGTTTCGAGCAGGGGAGTCCTCACTTTTTCCGTCTTCAGCGACTCCATAAAAGGACAAATCAACGGAGACATTAACTACTGCAATCTCGAAACCGTAGTTCTGAACGACAATACTCTCAGACATGCAGACAAGAGTTTTTGTTTCAGGATGCACACCAACGCTTTTCGTCACCTTCTCGGGTTAGGCTTCAACCTTTTCGGTCTTGCAAACAACCACATGGAAGATTACGGTGCCCAGGGTATAATCCAGACCATTGATAACATTTCGGCACTGCAGTCGGATTTCACGTTTTCTTTCGCAGGCGCCGGGAAAAATTATGAAGAATCTGTCAAACCGTCTGTTTTTGAGGTAAAAGGTCACACGTTCGCGTTTTCGAGCATAGGCATTTCCGGTCTGCCGGCGACGAGGTACGGAGCAGGTGTCGCTCTGACTTCATTCTGCGACAGAGTACTTCAGGAATTGTCTGTGGCCGAAGCCGATTACAGAATACTTGCCGTTCACGCCGGTCTTGAGAGAAACGAATTTGTGACTCAGATACAGACATCGGTCTTCAGAAAAGCTCTCGACGAATACAAGATAGATCTCGTCGTCGGCACGCACCCTCACATAGTTCAGGGCGTCGAATACAACGACGGAAGAATAGCCTTCTACAGTCTCGGAAACTTCCTTATGCTCGGCGCGCGCGACATGTCAACGGTCGAAAACTCTTACTGTAAAAAAGACTTCGGACTGTTCGTAAGAATCTATCTGTCGGATTCCCTCGATCTCGACTCAGTGACCGTACACCCTGTCTTCAACATGCATTTTCAGCCGTATTTTCTCGTGGACTCGGTTTCGGTGAGAAGGAGAATAGACTGGCTCAACAGGATAAGCTTTCAGCCTTATCTCAGTCCCGGCGGTGAAAAAGTGCATTTCGAAAGCGACGGCAGCAGAGGGATTTTTGTCCCTTAATCCGGGCGGATGAAACACTATTTAAAAAACGTCTCTGCGAGACAGAAAATATTTCAGATATCATTGATAATTATTGTCGTCGCATTGAGCGTTCTCATTTTGATTTTCAGGAACAGAATTGAATATCTGAAGGATTACGGTTACGCAGGTCTTTTTCTCATCTCCGTTCTCAGCTCGGCGAGTATAATACTTCCAGTCCCCGGACTTTTTCTGGTTTTTACCTTCGGAGCGGTCCTGAATCCCGTTTTAGTCGGGGTGGTATCAGGCGTCGGTTCCGCAGCCGGTGAGATAACCGGATACCTTCTCGGATACGGCGGCAGGATAGCTGTCGAAGACGGAGAAAAGTACAGAAAAATATCAGGTTGGATGAAAAAATGGGGCGGTCTGACGATTGTCGTCCTGGCTTTCATTCCCAACCCCCTTTTTGATGTAGCGGGGATAGTATCGGGCATGTTGAGGTATCCTCTTTGGAAGTTCCTTTTGTACAGCCTTGTTGGCAGAATACCGAAACATATCATATTCGCTTACGCCGGGTTTTACAGTTTGTACTACTTTTTGTGATTCACCATTCCAGGGGTTTCGGTATGTCTGAATGTGTGATAATCTTTATCGTGGCTCCGGTTTTTCAAACATTGTAAACGCGGATTGAAAATGAGAATTCTGGTCCCTGAAATGATATGCGAACGCTATTGTGAAGGCAGAAAAGAAGGTCGTTTCAATTCGTTCGTACTGACTGCCGATATAGCGGGCTTCACTTCCATAACCGAGTCTCTTTCTGAAAAATCCGGCGCGGGTTCGGAAATAATCTCCGACGCAATAAACAGAATATTCACGCCAGTGATTGATATTATTGATGTTTACGGAGGATTCGTATCTTCCTTCGCGGGAGATTCTTTTACGTCGCTTTTTCCTGAAAACTCGGTCGGCGTCAAAGAAATTTTGGATGTTTCAGGAAGAATAATAACGTCGCTTTCCGAAACCGGTGAAATAAAAACAAAATTCGGCGATTTCAAGTTTTCTGTAAAAGTCGGGCTTTCAAGAGGAAGCGTATTCTGGCGAATTATAGAGAGCCGCAGCTGGGCGACTTTTTTTTTCTACGGAGATCCCCTGAAAAAAAGCAACGATCTTGTCAGAAACTCTTCTCCGGGAGCCGTGGCGCTCGACAGAGCTCTCGTCGATTCCTGTGGTCTCGTCGCCTTGGACGCCGCCACAGCAGAAGACGGTATCTTTTACGCTAAAAACGCAGTTTCCAGGATAAAAAAGATTGCCAGTGTGGACGTCAAGAAAAAACCGTTTGATCTTGAAACTGCGCCGATGAAAAGGTTTTTTTCTGAAAACCTTTTAAAGACAAGCGTCTCAGGCGAATTCCGCGGAGTCATACCATGTTTTATTTTTGTAGAAGAAAACTCAGTCAACGACGAAAATATAGGAAAAATCATTGAAACCGCGTCAAAATATTCGGGTTATTTCAACAAAATAGACTTCGGGGACAAGGGATGGGTAATTCTTGTCGTTTTCGGCGCTCCGTTGGGTTTGGAAAATATGGCAAAGAGAGCCTGCAACTTCGCCCTGGACACAATGGACGCTCTCGGAGGAAAAGCCAGGATAGGAATGACCTCCGGCACGGTATACGCCGGTTTCATTGGCAGTGAAAAAAGGTCGGAATACACTGTTCTCGGTTCTGTTGTCAATCTTGCGGCGAGGATA is a window of candidate division WOR-3 bacterium DNA encoding:
- a CDS encoding VTT domain-containing protein; its protein translation is MKHYLKNVSARQKIFQISLIIIVVALSVLILIFRNRIEYLKDYGYAGLFLISVLSSASIILPVPGLFLVFTFGAVLNPVLVGVVSGVGSAAGEITGYLLGYGGRIAVEDGEKYRKISGWMKKWGGLTIVVLAFIPNPLFDVAGIVSGMLRYPLWKFLLYSLVGRIPKHIIFAYAGFYSLYYFL
- a CDS encoding CapA family protein, with protein sequence MNMIILLSLLCSQRVFFDPVLITDDYIYDKFGFRQVTVEAPDRSVVITLAGDINMSASKTYVDSGGAVSSRGVLTFSVFSDSIKGQINGDINYCNLETVVLNDNTLRHADKSFCFRMHTNAFRHLLGLGFNLFGLANNHMEDYGAQGIIQTIDNISALQSDFTFSFAGAGKNYEESVKPSVFEVKGHTFAFSSIGISGLPATRYGAGVALTSFCDRVLQELSVAEADYRILAVHAGLERNEFVTQIQTSVFRKALDEYKIDLVVGTHPHIVQGVEYNDGRIAFYSLGNFLMLGARDMSTVENSYCKKDFGLFVRIYLSDSLDLDSVTVHPVFNMHFQPYFLVDSVSVRRRIDWLNRISFQPYLSPGGEKVHFESDGSRGIFVP